The Persephonella sp. IF05-L8 genome contains a region encoding:
- a CDS encoding methyltransferase domain-containing protein: protein MKSLIKFSFSRFSEIYDKEAALQKEAAKILIDFAQIESGKGLDLGCGTGFLYRFSNWQDLTAIDIALDMLKFYKKFNNNCIQADMEYLPFKENTFDFVVSNFSIHWADLKKTIKEVQRVLKLERYFIFNIPVQGSLEAVEQILGNTQFDFLCVPEILETLKNNNFGIEDFFVKNLEKEFPDGYHLLMHLHKTGVAINTKSQSLGEKRKIVQKFKSYQKPVKLNYKLLFIKAYTT, encoded by the coding sequence GAAGCAGCCAAAATTTTGATAGATTTTGCCCAGATTGAGAGTGGAAAAGGCTTAGACCTGGGATGTGGCACAGGATTTTTATACAGATTTTCAAACTGGCAGGATTTAACAGCCATAGATATAGCCCTTGATATGCTAAAGTTTTATAAAAAATTCAATAACAACTGCATTCAGGCAGATATGGAATATCTTCCCTTCAAAGAAAATACCTTTGATTTTGTTGTTTCTAACTTCTCAATTCACTGGGCAGACCTGAAAAAAACCATAAAGGAAGTCCAGAGGGTTTTAAAATTAGAAAGATATTTTATTTTTAACATTCCAGTGCAGGGAAGCCTTGAAGCAGTAGAACAAATACTGGGAAATACCCAGTTTGATTTCCTGTGCGTTCCTGAGATTTTAGAAACTTTGAAAAATAACAATTTTGGTATAGAAGACTTTTTTGTAAAAAATTTAGAAAAAGAATTTCCAGACGGATACCATCTACTTATGCATCTACATAAAACAGGAGTTGCCATTAACACAAAAAGCCAGTCTTTAGGGGAGAAAAGAAAAATAGTTCAAAAATTCAAATCTTATCAAAAACCTGTAAAACTCAATTACAAACTACTTTTTATAAAGGCATACACTACTTAA
- a CDS encoding methylthioribulose 1-phosphate dehydratase, which translates to MPYRLYQEEKQKAVNILNEIKVKLYNRGWFPATSGNLSYKLHDDPLYFAITSSGKDKGTVTHEDVIFVDKDAKPIEKTRLKPSAETKIHSQIYQKTDAGCVIHIHTVNNNFVSQVYFEDGFVPLKDMEMIKALDIWKEDAFVKVPIIENWFDLDKLAEEAGKAINPEVPGLLIRNHGIYAWGRNEFETKRHIEAFEFMFEYMKDMMLFTGKKL; encoded by the coding sequence ATGCCTTACAGACTTTATCAGGAAGAAAAGCAAAAGGCAGTAAATATTCTAAATGAGATAAAAGTAAAGCTCTACAATAGAGGCTGGTTTCCTGCAACAAGTGGAAACCTTTCTTATAAACTTCATGATGACCCACTTTATTTTGCAATAACCAGCAGTGGAAAGGATAAAGGCACAGTTACCCATGAAGATGTTATTTTTGTTGACAAAGATGCAAAACCTATAGAAAAAACAAGACTAAAACCATCAGCAGAAACAAAAATCCACTCCCAGATATACCAGAAAACAGATGCAGGCTGTGTTATCCATATTCACACAGTAAATAACAATTTTGTTTCTCAGGTATATTTTGAGGATGGATTTGTTCCTTTAAAGGATATGGAAATGATAAAAGCACTGGACATCTGGAAAGAAGATGCTTTTGTTAAAGTCCCTATCATAGAAAACTGGTTTGATTTAGACAAACTGGCAGAAGAAGCAGGAAAGGCTATCAATCCGGAAGTTCCAGGATTACTGATTAGAAACCACGGAATTTATGCATGGGGTAGAAATGAGTTTGAGACAAAAAGACATATAGAAGCATTTGAATTTATGTTTGAATACATGAAAGATATGATGCTTTTTACCGGCAAAAAACTTTAG
- a CDS encoding cupin domain-containing protein translates to MPKIVFRDTGETIEGVEAVKEFLDKYGITYERWGVERLSPELRENYELTPEQQQEIIDAYKEELEKLKKEKGYITEDIVVLSEKTPNLDDLMAKFKREHHHVDDEVRFVVDGSGIFPVKIEGKVVEIHVGPGDLIVVPAGARHWFELDEQRKIKCIRVFKTPAGWEAIYNENEKATMKD, encoded by the coding sequence ATGCCAAAAATAGTTTTTAGAGATACAGGGGAAACAATAGAAGGTGTAGAAGCTGTAAAGGAATTCCTTGACAAATATGGTATTACCTATGAAAGATGGGGAGTAGAAAGATTATCCCCCGAGCTTAGAGAAAATTATGAACTAACACCTGAACAACAACAGGAAATCATAGATGCCTACAAAGAAGAACTTGAAAAACTCAAAAAAGAAAAAGGATACATAACAGAGGATATTGTTGTTCTTTCTGAAAAAACCCCAAATCTTGATGATTTAATGGCAAAATTCAAAAGGGAACACCACCACGTTGATGATGAGGTCAGATTTGTTGTTGATGGAAGCGGAATATTTCCTGTAAAGATTGAAGGAAAGGTTGTTGAAATACACGTAGGCCCTGGAGATTTAATTGTTGTGCCTGCAGGTGCAAGACACTGGTTTGAACTTGATGAACAAAGAAAAATCAAATGTATCAGAGTATTCAAAACACCTGCTGGCTGGGAAGCAATATACAATGAAAATGAAAAAGCAACAATGAAAGATTAG
- a CDS encoding enoyl-ACP reductase — MGLLEGKKALILGVANNKSIAYGIAKAFHREGAILGFNYLNEKIEKRVRPIAEEFGAEIITKCDVSSDEDIKNLAETVREKWGTIDIIVHSIAYANKEFLKDYYYKVDRKSFLEAMDISVYSFTAIAREFMDMFNEGGNLLTLSYYGAEKVVYNYNVMGVAKAALEASVKYLARDLGKLKNIRVNAISAGPIKTLAASGISQFSEIQKIAAERAPLQRTVTIDEVGNAALFLCSDLASGITGEILYVDAGYNIIGM; from the coding sequence ATGGGATTATTAGAAGGAAAAAAGGCTCTCATTCTGGGGGTGGCAAATAACAAAAGTATTGCCTATGGAATTGCAAAGGCATTTCATAGAGAGGGGGCAATCTTAGGATTTAATTATCTGAATGAAAAAATTGAGAAAAGGGTAAGACCTATAGCAGAAGAGTTTGGAGCTGAAATTATAACCAAATGTGATGTTTCCTCAGATGAGGACATAAAAAATCTTGCTGAAACTGTCAGGGAAAAATGGGGAACAATTGATATTATTGTCCACTCAATAGCCTATGCAAATAAAGAATTTTTAAAGGATTATTACTATAAAGTAGATAGAAAATCATTCCTTGAGGCTATGGATATAAGCGTTTACTCTTTTACTGCAATTGCAAGGGAATTTATGGATATGTTTAATGAAGGAGGTAATCTCCTTACACTTTCCTATTATGGAGCAGAAAAAGTAGTTTATAACTACAATGTTATGGGTGTTGCAAAAGCAGCATTAGAAGCTTCTGTAAAGTATCTTGCGAGGGATTTAGGAAAATTAAAAAACATCAGGGTAAATGCTATATCTGCAGGTCCCATTAAAACCCTTGCCGCCTCAGGAATTTCCCAGTTTTCCGAAATACAAAAGATAGCAGCAGAAAGAGCTCCCCTCCAGAGAACTGTTACAATTGATGAAGTAGGAAATGCAGCTCTTTTCCTGTGCAGCGACCTTGCTTCCGGTATAACAGGAGAAATTCTTTATGTTGACGCTGGTTATAATATAATTGGAATGTGA
- a CDS encoding ATP-binding protein, with protein sequence MDKIDTQLLNRVLSKIDKLIGSEDLKANFREADAFLFHNNSLTPVKNYSKVDINSLIGIDYQKEKLFKNTQKFVEGSLANHAVLWGERGTGKSSLVKAMLPIFANKGLKLIQVLKEDILNIFKLYSLIHQNPEFRFIIFIDDLSFEEQEKDYKEFKTIIDGGIYEIPENLLFYVTSNKKNLIPIKFSDRALDEYSRTSDILEEKLSLIDRFGLRLGFYKFDKRTYLSIVEFYAERFGINMEEERLHKLAMEYATEAGSLSGRTALNFIKSL encoded by the coding sequence ATGGATAAGATAGACACCCAGCTATTAAACAGAGTTTTATCCAAAATTGATAAACTGATTGGCTCAGAAGATTTAAAAGCAAACTTCAGGGAGGCAGATGCCTTCCTTTTTCATAACAACTCTTTAACTCCTGTAAAAAATTATTCAAAAGTTGATATAAACTCCCTTATAGGTATTGATTACCAGAAGGAAAAGCTTTTCAAGAATACCCAAAAATTTGTTGAAGGTAGTCTGGCAAACCACGCAGTTTTATGGGGAGAAAGGGGAACAGGCAAATCTTCCCTTGTGAAAGCCATGCTTCCAATATTTGCAAACAAAGGTCTAAAACTAATTCAGGTTCTAAAGGAAGATATTCTAAACATTTTTAAACTTTACAGTTTAATCCATCAAAATCCAGAATTTAGATTTATTATTTTCATAGATGACCTTTCCTTTGAAGAACAGGAAAAGGATTACAAGGAATTCAAAACCATAATAGACGGTGGAATATACGAAATTCCTGAAAATCTGCTTTTCTATGTAACATCTAATAAGAAAAATCTTATTCCTATTAAGTTCTCTGACAGAGCTTTGGATGAGTATTCAAGAACATCAGATATTCTTGAAGAAAAGTTATCCCTAATTGATAGATTTGGTCTAAGACTTGGATTTTATAAATTTGATAAAAGAACATATCTGAGTATTGTTGAGTTTTATGCTGAAAGATTTGGAATTAATATGGAAGAAGAAAGATTGCATAAACTTGCAATGGAATATGCCACTGAGGCAGGAAGCCTCAGCGGTAGAACGGCACTTAATTTTATAAAAAGTCTTTAA
- the gatB gene encoding Asp-tRNA(Asn)/Glu-tRNA(Gln) amidotransferase subunit GatB has translation MGEFEPVIGLEVHVQMATQTKCFCSCKVEYGAEPNTNVCPVCLGMPGSLPVLNKRALEYAIKASLALNCKVHELSVFARKNYFYPDLPKGYQISQYDKPLATDGYIDIKVDGKTERIRIHRLHMEEDAGKTIHEGKYSYVDLNRAGTPLMEIVSEPDIRSAVGARLYLEKLRNIMRYIGVSDADMEKGQLRCDVNISLRPKGEEKFGTKVEIKNINSFRFVQKAIEYEIERQAKILKKGGEIVQETRLFDEKTGKTFTMRTKEEAHDYRYFPDPDLIPVRITTAFINQIKESLPELPDEKEKRYVQELKLTEYDAEVLVADKDRAIFFEKAVEAYSKNPKAIANWIINELLGKLNEEGLDITESPVKPEHIAQIVELIDSGAISSKIAKEVFEEVFKTGKEPKQIVEEKGLKQVSDEGEIRKIVEEVLANHPAEVEKYKAGNTKLMGFFVGQVMKATKGKANPKIVNKILSQLLNG, from the coding sequence ATGGGAGAGTTTGAACCGGTAATTGGTCTTGAAGTCCACGTTCAAATGGCAACCCAGACCAAATGTTTTTGCTCCTGTAAAGTTGAGTATGGAGCCGAACCTAACACAAATGTATGTCCGGTATGTTTAGGTATGCCCGGTAGCTTACCGGTTTTAAATAAAAGAGCCCTTGAGTATGCAATAAAGGCATCCCTTGCTTTAAACTGCAAAGTTCATGAGCTTTCTGTATTTGCAAGGAAAAACTATTTCTACCCAGACCTGCCAAAAGGATACCAGATTTCCCAGTATGATAAACCCCTTGCTACAGATGGTTATATAGACATAAAAGTTGATGGAAAAACAGAAAGAATTAGAATTCACAGGCTTCACATGGAAGAGGATGCTGGAAAAACAATACATGAAGGGAAATACTCTTATGTAGATTTAAACAGAGCAGGAACACCTCTTATGGAAATTGTTTCTGAGCCGGATATCCGTTCTGCTGTAGGTGCAAGACTTTATCTGGAAAAACTGAGAAACATAATGAGATATATTGGCGTGTCTGATGCAGATATGGAAAAAGGTCAGCTTAGATGTGATGTAAATATTTCTCTCAGGCCTAAAGGTGAAGAAAAATTTGGAACAAAGGTTGAAATAAAAAATATAAACTCCTTTAGATTTGTCCAAAAGGCTATTGAGTATGAGATAGAAAGACAGGCAAAAATCCTGAAAAAAGGCGGTGAAATAGTTCAGGAAACAAGGCTTTTTGATGAAAAAACAGGTAAAACATTCACAATGAGAACAAAAGAAGAAGCCCATGACTACAGATACTTCCCAGACCCAGACCTTATACCTGTAAGAATAACAACAGCCTTTATAAATCAGATTAAAGAAAGCCTTCCTGAGCTTCCAGATGAGAAAGAAAAAAGATATGTTCAGGAGCTTAAGCTGACTGAATATGATGCAGAAGTTCTGGTGGCCGATAAGGACAGGGCAATTTTCTTTGAAAAGGCAGTTGAAGCCTATTCAAAAAATCCAAAGGCAATAGCAAACTGGATTATCAATGAGCTTTTGGGAAAGCTAAATGAAGAGGGACTTGATATAACAGAAAGTCCAGTAAAACCTGAGCATATTGCCCAGATTGTTGAACTTATAGACAGTGGAGCAATATCATCTAAGATTGCAAAAGAAGTTTTTGAAGAGGTATTCAAAACAGGTAAAGAGCCTAAACAGATTGTTGAGGAAAAAGGACTTAAACAGGTATCTGACGAGGGTGAAATAAGAAAAATTGTTGAGGAAGTGCTTGCAAATCATCCTGCAGAAGTTGAGAAATACAAAGCTGGAAATACAAAACTAATGGGATTTTTTGTTGGACAGGTAATGAAAGCAACAAAAGGTAAAGCCAATCCAAAAATTGTAAATAAAATACTATCCCAGCTATTAAATGGATAA
- the ahcY gene encoding adenosylhomocysteinase — protein sequence MEYHVKDLSLADKGKLRIEWAEKDMPVLRQIRERFEKEKPLKGITIAACLHVTTETANLMITLKSGGADVYLTASNPLSTQDDVAAALVKYFDIPTFAIHGEDTETYYQHIKEVLDRKPNITMDDGGDLISTLHKERQELIPNIYGGTEETTTGVIRFKAMEKDGVLKFPVIAVNDAYTKHLFDNRYGTGQSTIDGILRATNRLLSGSIFVVAGYGWCGRGVAMRAAGMGAEVIVTEVDPLKALEARMDGYRVMPMKEAAKIADFIVTVTGNINVVDKEHFEVMKDGCIVANSGHFDVEINLKALREMAVSQRDIRENVREYQLPDGRRIYILAEGRLVNLAAAEGHPAAVMDMSFANQALSAEYLVKNHQKLQPKVYKVPDELDFEVARLKLNAMGIKIDQLTDEQKEYLSSWEHGT from the coding sequence ATGGAATATCATGTAAAGGATTTATCCCTTGCAGACAAAGGAAAACTCAGAATTGAATGGGCAGAAAAGGATATGCCTGTCCTGAGACAAATCAGAGAAAGATTTGAAAAAGAAAAACCTCTAAAAGGTATCACAATAGCAGCATGTCTCCACGTCACCACAGAAACAGCAAATCTAATGATAACCCTAAAATCAGGCGGAGCAGATGTTTATCTAACTGCTTCAAATCCATTATCCACTCAGGATGATGTGGCAGCTGCACTGGTTAAATATTTTGATATTCCAACATTTGCAATTCACGGAGAAGATACAGAAACCTATTATCAACATATAAAAGAAGTTTTAGACAGAAAACCCAATATAACAATGGATGATGGCGGAGATTTAATATCAACGCTTCACAAAGAAAGACAGGAGCTTATTCCAAATATATACGGTGGAACTGAGGAAACCACCACCGGAGTAATCAGGTTCAAGGCTATGGAAAAGGACGGAGTTTTAAAATTCCCTGTGATAGCTGTAAATGACGCATACACAAAACATCTTTTTGATAACAGATACGGAACAGGACAATCAACAATAGACGGAATTCTCAGGGCTACAAACAGACTTTTATCAGGTTCTATATTTGTTGTGGCAGGATACGGCTGGTGTGGTAGAGGAGTAGCAATGAGAGCCGCAGGTATGGGAGCAGAGGTAATTGTTACTGAAGTTGACCCATTAAAAGCCCTTGAAGCAAGAATGGATGGCTATAGGGTTATGCCTATGAAAGAAGCCGCAAAAATAGCTGACTTCATTGTTACAGTAACAGGGAATATAAATGTTGTTGATAAAGAGCATTTCGAAGTTATGAAAGATGGTTGTATAGTTGCAAACTCAGGGCATTTTGATGTTGAGATAAACCTTAAAGCCCTCAGAGAAATGGCAGTTTCTCAAAGGGATATAAGGGAAAATGTAAGGGAATATCAACTTCCAGACGGTAGGAGAATATATATTCTGGCAGAAGGAAGACTGGTAAATCTTGCAGCAGCAGAAGGACATCCAGCTGCAGTTATGGATATGTCCTTTGCAAATCAGGCTTTATCTGCCGAATATCTTGTCAAAAACCATCAAAAACTACAACCTAAAGTATACAAAGTCCCTGATGAGCTTGACTTTGAGGTTGCCAGACTTAAACTAAATGCAATGGGAATAAAGATAGACCAGCTAACAGACGAACAAAAAGAATATCTATCAAGCTGGGAACACGGAACATAA
- a CDS encoding nucleotidyltransferase domain-containing protein, protein MNVKPEIKQQILDEIFKLLDKDKVCVILFGSSALDKGSRYSDIDIGLFYTEEIDDDIFLNLKENLNYWVDTARIIDLVDFQRVNLDFLEFALKGAIIWHAGKEFLKEKYIMKNYCQNKGG, encoded by the coding sequence ATGAATGTTAAACCAGAAATAAAACAGCAGATTTTAGATGAGATATTTAAACTTTTAGATAAGGATAAAGTATGTGTTATATTGTTCGGTTCTTCAGCATTAGATAAAGGTTCCAGATACTCTGATATTGATATTGGACTTTTTTATACCGAGGAAATAGATGATGATATTTTTTTAAATCTGAAGGAAAATCTAAATTACTGGGTTGATACAGCACGGATTATAGATTTGGTTGATTTCCAGAGGGTTAATCTGGATTTTTTAGAATTTGCCCTTAAAGGAGCTATTATATGGCATGCGGGGAAAGAGTTCTTAAAAGAAAAATACATAATGAAAAACTATTGTCAAAATAAAGGAGGATAA
- a CDS encoding DUF465 domain-containing protein: protein MTREEAIKILLETDEEFRKWHEEREELKWKVHKLEKHYPPDPELEAEEERLKRRKLYLKDLMEQRIREFLEKNK, encoded by the coding sequence ATGACAAGAGAAGAAGCTATCAAAATCTTACTTGAAACTGATGAAGAATTTAGAAAATGGCATGAAGAAAGAGAAGAGTTAAAATGGAAAGTTCATAAATTAGAAAAACATTATCCCCCTGACCCTGAATTAGAAGCAGAAGAAGAAAGATTAAAAAGAAGAAAACTTTATCTAAAAGACCTTATGGAGCAAAGAATAAGAGAATTTTTAGAAAAAAATAAATAG
- the ilvD gene encoding dihydroxy-acid dehydratase translates to MRSDIVKKGFERAPHRSLLRACGLTEEDFNKPFIGVANSYIDIIPGHVHLREFAQIVKDAIREAGGVPFEFNVIGVDDGIAMGHSGMHYSLPSREIIADAIETVVEAHKLDALVCIPNCDKIVPGMMMAAARLNIPVIFVSGGPMAAGHLPDGRPIDLATAFEAVGAVAQGQMTEAELKVIEENACPSCGSCSGMFTANSMNCLAEALGIALPGNGSILAIDPRRQELARQAGKQIIELVKADLKFRDIVNEQTIENAFTLDIAMGGSSNTVLHLLAIAYEAGIEFPLEKIDEISRRTPTLCKLAPASQYHMEDLDRAGGISAILKELSKKGLLHLDRPTVSLKTLGEVIEDAEIKDPNVIRPITNPYSETGGLAILFGNIAPDGSVVKAAAVDPSMQVFKGTAVCFDSEEEAISGIFGGKVKEGNVVVIRYEGPKGSPGMREMLSPTSAIMGMGLGDKVSLITDGRFSGATRGACIGHISPEAAAGGPIGIIQDGDEILIDIPNRKLELLISEEEFERRMKEFKPKQKEIKSRWLRRYAKHVTSANKGAILEDECL, encoded by the coding sequence ATGAGAAGTGATATCGTAAAAAAAGGCTTTGAAAGAGCACCACACAGAAGTTTATTAAGAGCCTGTGGTCTTACAGAAGAGGATTTCAATAAGCCTTTTATTGGAGTTGCCAACTCCTATATAGATATTATTCCCGGGCATGTTCATCTGAGAGAATTTGCCCAGATTGTTAAAGACGCAATAAGAGAAGCCGGTGGTGTCCCTTTTGAGTTTAATGTGATTGGTGTTGATGATGGTATAGCAATGGGACACTCAGGAATGCATTATTCTCTGCCAAGTAGAGAAATTATAGCTGACGCAATAGAAACCGTTGTTGAAGCCCACAAACTTGATGCACTGGTATGTATTCCAAACTGCGATAAGATTGTCCCTGGAATGATGATGGCAGCTGCCAGATTGAACATTCCGGTGATATTCGTTAGCGGTGGTCCTATGGCAGCAGGCCATCTACCAGATGGTAGGCCAATAGACCTTGCAACTGCTTTTGAAGCTGTTGGTGCCGTAGCTCAGGGACAGATGACAGAAGCAGAACTTAAAGTAATAGAAGAAAATGCATGTCCTTCCTGTGGTTCCTGCTCAGGTATGTTTACGGCAAACTCTATGAACTGTCTGGCAGAAGCTCTGGGAATTGCTCTTCCCGGAAACGGTTCAATCCTGGCAATTGACCCAAGAAGACAGGAACTTGCCAGACAGGCAGGGAAACAGATTATTGAACTTGTTAAAGCAGACCTTAAGTTCAGGGATATAGTTAATGAGCAAACCATAGAAAATGCATTCACCCTTGATATAGCAATGGGAGGTTCTTCAAACACTGTCTTGCATCTCCTTGCGATAGCTTATGAGGCAGGGATTGAGTTTCCACTGGAAAAAATAGATGAGATATCAAGGAGAACACCAACACTGTGTAAACTTGCACCTGCAAGCCAGTATCATATGGAAGATTTAGACAGGGCAGGTGGTATATCAGCTATTTTAAAAGAACTCTCCAAAAAAGGATTACTCCACCTTGATAGGCCAACAGTAAGCCTGAAAACTCTTGGGGAAGTTATTGAGGACGCAGAGATTAAAGACCCAAATGTGATAAGACCAATAACAAACCCTTACAGCGAAACAGGCGGACTGGCTATACTATTTGGAAATATAGCTCCAGATGGAAGTGTTGTCAAAGCTGCTGCTGTTGATCCATCAATGCAGGTTTTTAAAGGGACAGCAGTATGTTTTGATAGTGAAGAAGAAGCTATATCAGGAATATTCGGTGGAAAAGTAAAAGAAGGAAATGTTGTTGTAATTAGATATGAAGGTCCAAAAGGCAGCCCAGGAATGAGAGAAATGCTCTCCCCAACCTCAGCAATAATGGGTATGGGGCTTGGAGATAAAGTTTCCCTTATTACTGATGGAAGATTTTCAGGAGCGACCAGAGGAGCTTGTATAGGGCATATCTCTCCGGAGGCAGCTGCAGGAGGACCAATTGGAATAATTCAGGATGGAGACGAGATTTTAATTGATATTCCAAATAGAAAACTGGAACTCTTAATCTCTGAAGAAGAATTTGAAAGAAGGATGAAAGAATTCAAACCAAAACAAAAAGAAATCAAAAGCAGATGGCTCAGAAGATATGCCAAGCATGTAACATCTGCCAATAAAGGTGCAATATTAGAGGATGAATGCCTTTGA
- the metK gene encoding methionine adenosyltransferase has protein sequence MKVIKSAESVCQGHPDKAADIISDAILDELLIKDPYTRASIEVLITTGLVHVSGELSTDAYVDIPNIARAALIEIGYTKPEYGFDGYTAGVISTISDQSPEIALGVPSEGAGDTCIVVGYATAETENYMPLACNIANNITKTIDELRKDDIVPFFRPDGKAVVVVEYENGKPVRINSITVLVQHEPYVSELEMKEAIEEKVLKQVIPQQFIDKKTKIVINPLGRFIIGGPMADTGLTGRKIIADAYGTAAASGGSAFSGKDPTKIDRSASYMARYIAKHIVASGIANECNVEMVYVIGGDYPVSFNIKTDTDLDTEKLNSKIKELFDLSPAGIIEKLELRKPIYKTTASYGHFGREGDEFTWEIIDKKIMEELQNV, from the coding sequence ATGAAAGTTATTAAAAGTGCTGAATCGGTATGTCAGGGACATCCTGATAAGGCAGCAGATATAATATCAGATGCAATACTGGACGAACTTTTAATTAAAGACCCATATACAAGGGCTTCTATTGAAGTGCTAATAACTACAGGGCTTGTCCATGTGTCTGGTGAACTATCAACAGATGCCTATGTGGATATTCCTAATATAGCGAGGGCTGCTTTAATTGAAATAGGTTATACGAAACCCGAATACGGGTTTGATGGTTATACAGCAGGGGTTATATCCACCATAAGTGACCAGAGCCCTGAAATAGCTCTTGGTGTTCCATCTGAAGGTGCAGGGGATACCTGTATAGTTGTAGGATATGCAACAGCAGAAACAGAAAACTATATGCCCCTTGCCTGCAATATTGCAAACAATATTACAAAAACTATAGATGAACTAAGAAAAGATGATATAGTTCCGTTTTTTAGACCAGATGGAAAAGCTGTAGTGGTTGTTGAGTATGAAAATGGAAAACCTGTCCGCATAAATTCAATCACTGTCCTTGTTCAGCATGAACCCTATGTTTCTGAGCTGGAAATGAAAGAAGCTATAGAAGAAAAAGTGTTAAAGCAGGTTATACCCCAGCAATTCATAGACAAAAAAACAAAAATTGTGATTAATCCTCTGGGTAGATTTATCATCGGGGGTCCTATGGCAGATACCGGATTAACTGGAAGAAAAATCATAGCTGATGCTTACGGAACTGCCGCAGCTTCAGGAGGAAGTGCCTTTTCAGGTAAAGACCCTACAAAAATAGACCGTTCAGCTTCATATATGGCAAGATATATAGCAAAGCATATAGTTGCCTCAGGTATAGCCAATGAATGTAATGTAGAAATGGTATATGTCATTGGAGGAGATTACCCTGTTTCATTTAATATAAAGACAGATACAGATTTAGACACTGAAAAATTAAACAGTAAAATAAAAGAGCTGTTTGACCTTTCTCCAGCAGGGATTATAGAGAAACTGGAATTAAGGAAACCTATTTATAAAACAACTGCATCCTACGGACATTTTGGTAGGGAAGGGGACGAATTTACCTGGGAGATAATAGATAAAAAGATAATGGAGGAATTACAGAATGTCTGA